The Candidatus Saccharimonadales bacterium nucleotide sequence GCACCGGTGGTATTCGCTGCGAGATACTATCCAGTCTCATGAAAAACCGTGGTTTTTCTGAAGTCTACCAAATTGATGGTGGCATAGTAAAGTATGGAGAAAGCTATGGTGATGATGGTCTATGGGAAGGTAGCCTCCGGGTATTCGATGACCGTATGACTGTTGATTTTAGTGATCATACAAAAACTATTGGTGTCTGTAGTCACTGCGAAGGTCCTACTAATAATTATGAAAACTGCGCTTGGGACAACTGCAACGATCTCGTTCTCATTTGTCTTATCTGCAAACAAAATCCTGATCTCCTGTACCATTCCATCGCATGTAAAGACAATGCGACAGCTACTCTTAAAAAGTAGTATTATACATACATGCAACAAAACAAGTCTCGAATCACATGGGGAGCTATCATCGTCATTGTAGGAGGCCTCCTTCTTCTTAATAACTTCAATATTCCATTTGCTCAAACACTATTTCGTCATTTTTGGCCACTCGCACTCATGGCCGCTGGTGTACTTATTTTTATTCAGGATCGACGAACTTTCGTGTGGGCTATTCTTGTCAGCGGCGTTGGTACATTATTACTGCTTCGTGAACTTGCTATTCTCAATTTTGAACCTTGGCAAGTTATTGGCCCAGTCGCCATTATTGTGGTCGGTTTATCAGTCTTGTTTCAGAGTACTGCAGGACGCAGTCATACCGGTAAAAACAATACCGATACTATATCGGCCGTTCTTGCAGGGAGCGATCATAAGAATACTTCTGATAACTACCTAGGTACAAAAGTAACGGCTATTATGGGCGGCGCGAAACTTGATCTACGTAAGGTGACTATTAAAAAAGATGCAACGATTGATGTATTTGCATTTTGGGGTGGTGTTGAAATTATCGTTCCACGTGACATTCTCATTAAAAATCACGCAGCAGCAATTTTAGGTGGTGTTGAAAATAAAACAGACCAAGATGCTAAAGAAGGAGCTCCAGTCCTCCATATTGTTGGTAGTACAATTATGGCTGGTGTCGAGATTAAGAACTAAGAGCAAGTTGCTTACTGTGCTCAAAATGGTTACACTTATGTGTAGTGGTTACAAAGATAAAAACAATTAAAATTACTCTCATAGGTTATTATCATGTCGGGTGATGTTTTCGCGCAGCTATCGATTGTGATTGTTGTTGCCGCGGGTGTTGCGATGGTTATGCGGCTACTGAAGCAACCACTCATCATGAGTTACATCTTAACTGGTATTATTGCCGGGCCTAGCTTTTTGAATCTCATTGAAGCTAGGGGTGCGTTTGATACATTTAGTCAAATTGGTATTACTCTCCTCCTCTTTATTATTGGACTTGAGCTAAGCCTTACTGTCATTAAACAACTCGGTAAGCCGGTCTTTCTTACAGCTGGAGCCATTCTCGTCACTGTCGGGACGCTTGGATATCTTATTGGGATTGCATTTCATTTTACTGTCATCGAAGCGGTTATCACAGGTCTTGCACTCTTTTTTAGTAGTACGATTATTATCGCTAAAGTACTTAGTGATAAAAAAGAACTCACACGCCTTAATGGTCGCATCGCGATTGGCGTTATTCTTATAGACGACATCGTCGCGACGTTTGCACTACTATTTGTTGCAACGGGAAAGGGTGGCCAGGCGCTTGATATTGCCGCCATTGGCATACTTGTCGCAAAGGGACTACTTCTCGTTGCACTCCTTGTATTTGTCAGTATGAAAGTACTGCCAAAATTAACCAAGTTCATGGCTCAGTCGCAGGAGCTACTTTTCCTATTTGCACTTGGTTGGGGATTTGGTGTCGCGACGATCGTCAACATGGTTGGATTTTCCGTTGAGATCGGCGCACTATTTGCTGGCGTTGCCCTTGCGCATCTTCCGTATGTCCATGAGATCGGCGCAAGGCTAAAGCCACTCAGAGACTTCTTCATTATCCTCTTCTTTATAACCCTAGGAGAAAGCCTCCAGCTACATAATATCGAACATGCAATTATTCCAGCGCTTGTCTTGTCAGTTGTTGCGATAGTCATAAAACCAGCTGTCGTCATGATGTCACTTGGCATACTTGGCTACACAAAAAGGACAAGTTTTAAAACTGGCATTAACTTATCTCAGATTAGTGAGTTCTCAATTATTTTAGTTCTCCTAGCGACACAAGCCGGTCTGGTTGGCGGTGTCCTTAGTGTCGTGATTACACTTGTTGCGATCATCACTATCGCAACCTCGACGTACTTAATGCAGTACGACAACTGGATTTATACAAAGCTCGAAAAACACCTTAGTTTGTTTGAACGGCAAAATACCGAAGAACATAAATACCACGCCAAAGCATTTCCACTCGTATTATTTGGATACAAAAATGGCGGACAGCAGTTTCTTAAAACATTTCGTGAGATGAAACAGCGGTTTGTTGTTGTGGACTATGACCCAGAAATAATTGAAGAGTTAGAACGAAAGCACATTGAGTACCTATACGGAGATGCAACAGACCCTGAGCTACTTGCGGAGATCAATATTGAAAAAGCAAAACTAGTTGTTAGCATTGTAAGCGATCATAATGTTAATATGTCAGTTGTACGTTTCGTAAGGAAGTATAATAAAGACGCTGTCGTCATATGCTATTCTAAAGACCATAACGAAGCAGCTGAACTATATGACCTGGGGGCAAGCTATGTCATGTTGCCGCACTTCATTGGATCAGAAAAGCTCAACATGTTCATTCATCTTCATGGAATTAATAAACACAGTTTTGACGAACATCGTAAGAAGCATTTAAAAGAAATTGGCCGAGTAGTGCTCTCAAAGCAGTCGGATAGGAGTTAGAATAATGAAACACATGATATCTTCACCAGTGACAGATTCACTAAAAAAGCGAGCGATATTGGTTCAGCGCGGCGGTGCCCGAGCGGCCGTCTTAGGTGTGAATGACGGACTTGTTAGTACACTGTGTCTCGTTGTGGGTGTAGCGGGCGCTGGGGGTGATCCTAAGGCAGTTCTTACTGCTGGTCTTGCGGGACTTCTCGCTGGGGCAACGTCAATGGCAGCAGGTGAGTGGATATCCGTAAAATCTCAAGTAGATTTACTCGAGGGTGTCCTAAGTGATCTGAAATCTGCCACAAAAACTGATCGACCGGCTCTTACGGATAACTTAGCTCACGCCTTAGCACATAAAGGCATGGACCAACATGTTGCCCACGAGGCGGCGGCGGATATCGCAAAACATGATAAGAACTTCATGTCACTTTATTCATCACAGGTCATTGGACTTAACCAAGATGAGCTAGGTTCACCTTGGAACGCTGCTATTTCATCGTTCCTTCTCTTTATGGTTGGTGCGGTTGTACCACTGCTTCCATGGATGTTTGGTATGAGCCATGATCCTGCAATCATTCTTGCCATCACGCTTACAGGCCTCGCTGGACTGTTTGTTGGTGGCTTTACTTCTCGTTCGAGTGGAAAAAATATTACGTTTGGTGCGTTGAGGCAGCTGGGCATTGTCCTATTTAGCGCAGCTGCAACATATGGAATTGGGCTTTTGTTTGGCATGATACTTAAGTAAAAAACTCTCAGTGCGGACAATACAATAAAAATACCCCGCCTACTTAGCGGGGTATTTTTCAAGTAGCTACGCAGTCACTTTTTTTTGCTTTGGTTTCTTAATATTCTTGTGCTGATCTTTGCTTTTAGCCATAGTGGAGTCTCCCGTTACTGTTTTAATGTAGCGATAAAATAACTACATTGCAGCGATTATCTCGCTCGTGTCTATAGTATGCGCTAAAAATATTGCAAAAACAACATATAATAGGAGGATGAATGAACGATTAGAGACTAAATTAAAGACATTGCCACGAACTCCTGGCGTCTATTTTCATAAGTCAAAGGCTGGTGAAATCATTTATGTTGGTAAGG carries:
- a CDS encoding DUF5668 domain-containing protein, encoding MQQNKSRITWGAIIVIVGGLLLLNNFNIPFAQTLFRHFWPLALMAAGVLIFIQDRRTFVWAILVSGVGTLLLLRELAILNFEPWQVIGPVAIIVVGLSVLFQSTAGRSHTGKNNTDTISAVLAGSDHKNTSDNYLGTKVTAIMGGAKLDLRKVTIKKDATIDVFAFWGGVEIIVPRDILIKNHAAAILGGVENKTDQDAKEGAPVLHIVGSTIMAGVEIKN
- a CDS encoding cation:proton antiporter; this encodes MSGDVFAQLSIVIVVAAGVAMVMRLLKQPLIMSYILTGIIAGPSFLNLIEARGAFDTFSQIGITLLLFIIGLELSLTVIKQLGKPVFLTAGAILVTVGTLGYLIGIAFHFTVIEAVITGLALFFSSTIIIAKVLSDKKELTRLNGRIAIGVILIDDIVATFALLFVATGKGGQALDIAAIGILVAKGLLLVALLVFVSMKVLPKLTKFMAQSQELLFLFALGWGFGVATIVNMVGFSVEIGALFAGVALAHLPYVHEIGARLKPLRDFFIILFFITLGESLQLHNIEHAIIPALVLSVVAIVIKPAVVMMSLGILGYTKRTSFKTGINLSQISEFSIILVLLATQAGLVGGVLSVVITLVAIITIATSTYLMQYDNWIYTKLEKHLSLFERQNTEEHKYHAKAFPLVLFGYKNGGQQFLKTFREMKQRFVVVDYDPEIIEELERKHIEYLYGDATDPELLAEINIEKAKLVVSIVSDHNVNMSVVRFVRKYNKDAVVICYSKDHNEAAELYDLGASYVMLPHFIGSEKLNMFIHLHGINKHSFDEHRKKHLKEIGRVVLSKQSDRS
- a CDS encoding VIT1/CCC1 transporter family protein translates to MKHMISSPVTDSLKKRAILVQRGGARAAVLGVNDGLVSTLCLVVGVAGAGGDPKAVLTAGLAGLLAGATSMAAGEWISVKSQVDLLEGVLSDLKSATKTDRPALTDNLAHALAHKGMDQHVAHEAAADIAKHDKNFMSLYSSQVIGLNQDELGSPWNAAISSFLLFMVGAVVPLLPWMFGMSHDPAIILAITLTGLAGLFVGGFTSRSSGKNITFGALRQLGIVLFSAAATYGIGLLFGMILK